The Deinococcus sp. Marseille-Q6407 genome has a window encoding:
- the polA gene encoding DNA polymerase I: protein MSSPSPAAAPQPDTLVLIDGHALAFRSYFALPPLSNSKGESTHAIIGFMRQALRMARQKGNQLVVVFDPPGGTFRHEQYEDYKSGRAETPGDLPPQIRRIRALVDALGWPRLEVPGYEADDVIATMTKRGQQEGMQVRILTSDRDAYQLLADDVKVIKNDNSLFGPQDVLDKYGVTVSQWVDFRALTGDASDNIPGAKGIGPKTATKILQEYGTLDAALEAAKAGTLEPKGTRKKLLDSEDAVRFSRELSQMVCDLDLDCELRAERGAGDPAQLNELLGELELESLRGEIARLVAGELTSPPTAESDQAESGALAEFQPPETGEWQVPELPEGQEAVWGYLLSREDDLTASLTGAAWLDGEVARPVPLHDPAPLQGSEPPRLLDSGDAEEKPKKRGKKKEPLPEVDETVLTAALGGHELDAAGAKALAAWLSVRGCEVTPGDDPLLLAYLLDPANTAMPAVAKRYLNTDWPDDAAARAAIAAQLLELLPPQLDEARMRLYTAVEKPLSGVLARMEARGVRLDSEYLQGLSLALQGRLDRLEAQIYEAAGHEFSIRSRDQLEAVLYDELGLDTGKKTKLTGKRSTAMSALEPLRGEHPIIPLILEYRELEKLRGTYLDPLPRLVNPRTGRLHTTFAQTAVATGRLSSLNPNLQNIPIRSEEGREIRRGFIADPGYRLVAADYSQLELRLMAHIAGDEPMQRAFQEGADIHRRTASQVLGLDEDTITPDQRRAAKTVNFGVLYGMSAHRLSNELGIPYAEATGFIENYFGIYPGIQRYIDETLEFGRQHGYVETLYGRRRYVPELKARNRNLREAGERLAYNMPIQGTAADIMKMAMVALEPGLDALGARMLIQVHDELLIETPEERAEEVAALTKQVMENVVQLKVPLVVEAGISDNWYEAK from the coding sequence ATGTCTTCACCCTCCCCCGCCGCTGCGCCGCAGCCGGACACCCTGGTCTTGATCGACGGCCACGCGCTGGCTTTCCGCTCGTACTTCGCCCTACCGCCGCTGAGCAACTCCAAAGGTGAAAGCACCCACGCCATCATCGGGTTCATGCGCCAGGCCCTGCGGATGGCGCGGCAAAAAGGCAATCAGCTGGTGGTGGTGTTCGACCCTCCCGGCGGCACGTTCCGCCACGAGCAGTACGAGGACTACAAGTCGGGCCGCGCCGAGACGCCGGGTGACCTGCCGCCGCAGATTCGGCGTATCCGGGCCCTGGTAGACGCGCTGGGCTGGCCGCGGCTGGAAGTTCCCGGCTACGAGGCCGACGACGTGATCGCCACGATGACCAAGCGGGGGCAGCAAGAAGGTATGCAGGTGCGGATTCTGACCTCTGACCGCGACGCCTATCAGCTGCTGGCCGATGACGTGAAGGTCATCAAGAACGACAATTCGCTGTTCGGCCCCCAGGACGTGCTGGACAAGTACGGCGTGACGGTGTCCCAGTGGGTGGATTTCCGCGCCCTGACCGGCGACGCCAGCGACAACATCCCCGGTGCCAAGGGCATCGGCCCCAAGACCGCCACCAAGATCCTGCAGGAATACGGCACGCTGGACGCCGCGCTGGAAGCAGCCAAGGCCGGCACGCTGGAACCCAAAGGCACCCGGAAAAAGCTGCTGGACAGCGAGGACGCCGTGCGGTTCAGCCGTGAGCTGTCGCAGATGGTGTGCGACCTGGACCTAGACTGCGAGCTGCGCGCCGAGCGCGGCGCCGGCGACCCCGCCCAACTGAACGAACTGCTGGGCGAGCTGGAGCTGGAATCGCTGCGCGGCGAGATTGCCCGGCTGGTGGCCGGAGAGCTGACCAGCCCTCCCACCGCAGAGAGCGACCAGGCCGAAAGCGGCGCCCTGGCCGAGTTTCAGCCGCCCGAAACCGGCGAGTGGCAGGTGCCTGAGCTGCCGGAGGGTCAGGAGGCGGTCTGGGGTTACCTGCTAAGCCGCGAAGACGACCTGACCGCCAGTCTGACCGGCGCCGCCTGGCTGGACGGTGAGGTGGCCCGCCCGGTGCCTCTGCATGACCCGGCACCCCTGCAAGGTAGCGAGCCGCCCCGCCTGCTGGATTCAGGAGACGCAGAGGAAAAACCCAAGAAGCGTGGCAAGAAAAAAGAACCGCTGCCCGAAGTGGACGAAACGGTTCTGACTGCCGCCCTGGGCGGGCACGAACTGGACGCGGCCGGCGCCAAAGCCCTGGCGGCCTGGCTGAGCGTGCGCGGCTGTGAGGTCACCCCCGGCGACGACCCGCTGCTGCTGGCTTACCTGCTGGACCCGGCCAACACCGCCATGCCGGCAGTGGCCAAGCGCTACCTGAACACCGATTGGCCCGACGACGCGGCCGCGCGGGCGGCCATTGCCGCGCAGCTGCTGGAACTGCTGCCCCCACAGCTGGACGAGGCCCGCATGCGGCTGTACACAGCGGTGGAAAAACCCCTCAGCGGCGTGCTGGCCCGGATGGAAGCGCGCGGCGTACGGCTGGACAGCGAGTATCTGCAGGGCCTGTCGCTGGCCCTGCAGGGCCGGCTGGACCGACTGGAAGCCCAGATTTACGAGGCGGCCGGGCACGAATTCAGCATTCGCAGCCGCGACCAGCTGGAAGCCGTGCTGTACGATGAACTGGGGCTGGACACCGGCAAGAAGACCAAACTGACCGGCAAGCGCTCCACCGCCATGAGCGCCCTGGAACCGCTGCGGGGCGAGCATCCCATCATCCCCCTGATTCTGGAATACCGTGAGCTGGAAAAACTGCGCGGCACCTACCTCGACCCCTTGCCGCGGCTGGTCAACCCACGCACCGGGCGGCTGCACACCACTTTTGCCCAGACCGCCGTGGCGACCGGGCGCCTGAGCAGCCTGAACCCCAACCTCCAGAACATTCCCATTCGCTCGGAAGAGGGCCGGGAAATCCGGCGCGGGTTTATTGCGGACCCCGGCTACCGGCTGGTGGCGGCCGACTATTCGCAGCTGGAACTGAGGCTGATGGCCCACATCGCCGGCGACGAGCCGATGCAGCGGGCTTTTCAGGAAGGGGCCGATATTCACCGCCGCACCGCCTCGCAGGTGCTGGGGCTGGACGAGGACACCATCACCCCGGACCAGCGCCGCGCTGCCAAGACAGTGAATTTCGGCGTGCTGTACGGCATGAGTGCCCACCGGCTCAGCAACGAGCTGGGGATTCCGTATGCTGAGGCCACCGGCTTTATCGAGAACTATTTCGGCATCTATCCCGGCATTCAGCGTTATATCGACGAAACGCTGGAATTCGGGCGGCAGCACGGCTATGTGGAAACGCTGTACGGCCGCCGCCGCTACGTGCCGGAGCTGAAGGCCCGCAACCGCAACCTGCGCGAAGCCGGCGAGCGGCTGGCCTACAACATGCCAATTCAGGGCACCGCCGCCGACATCATGAAAATGGCGATGGTAGCGCTGGAACCGGGCCTGGACGCGCTGGGCGCCCGGATGCTGATTCAGGTGCACGACGAACTACTGATCGAAACCCCCGAAGAACGCGCCGAGGAAGTCGCTGCGCTGACCAAACAAGTGATGGAAAACGTGGTGCAGCTGAAGGTGCCGTTGGTGGTGGAAGCCGGAATCAGCGACAACTGGTACGAGGCCAAATAG
- a CDS encoding amidase produces MVASAFSDPQRAWAYCPETPLAGTPGGPLSGLTFSVKDLFGVAGWPLRASTRASLPDVAPSPLVARLLELGASAAGKTHLHEIAMGILGANAFGGTEHPFLPGHVTGGSSSGAAVTAALGQVDFALGTDTGGSIRVPSAWCGVYGYKPTKNYPAWPTEGVLPLSPTCDHTGPLAREFGTILRVQEALTGAAVPQQSWAGMRVGLWRPQGWLDADAQQALSSLAARLEQQGAELLPQPVTLPNMLDAYSDIVGHEAAQVHAAALAQADPGFSPDILDKLRAGQGLTGAAVQAAYARRESYRQLLTDIFAGCDLILAPAVPCLPPRIGVEEAALPDGPTNIRLAVLRLTAPFSLLGAPAVALPSGVDWLGAQLVAPWGEDTRLLGLVRELAG; encoded by the coding sequence CCTCAGCGGCCTGACTTTCTCGGTCAAGGACCTGTTCGGGGTGGCCGGCTGGCCGCTGCGGGCCAGCACCCGCGCCAGCCTGCCCGATGTCGCCCCCAGCCCACTTGTTGCCCGGCTGCTGGAGCTGGGCGCCAGCGCGGCCGGCAAGACCCACCTGCACGAGATTGCCATGGGCATTCTGGGCGCCAACGCTTTTGGCGGCACCGAGCATCCTTTCCTGCCGGGCCACGTGACCGGCGGCAGCAGTTCCGGGGCCGCTGTGACGGCAGCGCTGGGCCAGGTGGACTTTGCGCTGGGCACCGATACCGGCGGCTCTATCCGGGTGCCGTCGGCATGGTGCGGCGTGTACGGGTACAAGCCCACCAAGAACTACCCGGCCTGGCCCACCGAGGGTGTCCTGCCGCTCAGCCCCACCTGTGACCACACCGGCCCGCTGGCCCGCGAGTTCGGCACCATTCTGCGGGTGCAGGAAGCCCTGACTGGGGCGGCAGTGCCGCAGCAGAGCTGGGCCGGCATGCGGGTGGGCCTCTGGCGGCCGCAGGGCTGGCTGGACGCGGACGCGCAGCAGGCCCTTTCCAGCCTGGCGGCCCGGCTGGAACAGCAGGGCGCGGAGTTGCTGCCGCAACCGGTCACGCTGCCCAATATGCTGGATGCCTACAGCGACATCGTGGGTCACGAGGCGGCGCAGGTTCATGCGGCCGCACTGGCGCAGGCCGACCCCGGCTTCAGCCCGGATATTCTGGACAAACTGCGCGCCGGGCAGGGCCTGACTGGCGCCGCAGTCCAGGCCGCTTATGCCCGGCGCGAGAGCTACCGCCAGCTGCTTACAGACATCTTTGCCGGGTGTGACCTGATTCTGGCCCCGGCCGTGCCCTGCCTGCCGCCGCGTATCGGCGTGGAGGAGGCAGCGCTGCCGGACGGCCCCACCAACATTCGCCTGGCCGTGCTGCGGCTGACCGCCCCTTTCTCTCTGCTGGGCGCGCCGGCTGTGGCGCTGCCTTCCGGGGTGGACTGGCTGGGCGCGCAGCTGGTGGCCCCCTGGGGCGAGGACACCCGCTTGCTGGGGCTGGTGCGGGAACTGGCCGGATGA